One Rhodoluna sp. KAS3 DNA window includes the following coding sequences:
- a CDS encoding hotdog fold thioesterase: protein MGIELLELSAERAVATMPVEGNTQPLGVLHGGAHVVLGESLGSFAANVWAHPDKVAMGIEVNASHSRPATTGKVIAVCTALSLGKTLATHEIVISDEQGRRLSTVRITNFLKEKN from the coding sequence ATGGGAATTGAACTGCTGGAACTTTCCGCTGAGCGGGCTGTTGCAACTATGCCGGTTGAAGGCAACACACAGCCTCTAGGCGTGCTCCACGGAGGCGCTCACGTAGTGCTGGGTGAGAGCCTAGGAAGCTTTGCAGCAAACGTTTGGGCGCATCCAGACAAAGTTGCCATGGGTATTGAGGTAAACGCCAGTCACAGTCGGCCGGCAACCACTGGCAAAGTTATCGCTGTTTGCACCGCACTTAGTCTCGGAAAAACCCTTGCCACGCACGAGATCGTGATTTCAGATGAGCAGGGTCGAAGGCTCTCAACTGTGCGAATTACTAATTTCTTGAAAGAGAAAAACTAG
- a CDS encoding response regulator yields the protein MTDAAKKRTVIVAEDESLIRMDIVETLKEHGFDVLAEAGDGEQAVALVRDHKPDLLVMDIKMPNMDGITAAEQLADAKVPIVLLTAFSQKELVDRASEAGAMAYVVKPFTPNDLLPAIEIALSRHAQITALECEISDLNERFETRKLVDRAKGLLNEKMGLSEPDAFRWIQKASMDRRLTMQEVATTVIEQLGTPKTGA from the coding sequence ATGACAGATGCAGCAAAGAAGCGCACAGTAATCGTTGCCGAAGACGAATCACTGATTCGTATGGACATCGTTGAAACCCTGAAAGAACACGGATTCGACGTACTAGCCGAAGCAGGCGATGGCGAGCAGGCCGTGGCCCTGGTTCGTGACCACAAGCCCGATCTTCTGGTTATGGATATCAAGATGCCGAACATGGATGGCATTACTGCGGCTGAGCAGCTTGCTGATGCCAAAGTTCCAATTGTTCTGCTCACTGCGTTCAGTCAGAAAGAATTAGTTGATCGTGCCAGCGAAGCTGGTGCAATGGCTTACGTCGTGAAACCGTTCACACCTAATGACCTATTGCCAGCCATCGAAATTGCTCTCAGTCGCCACGCTCAAATCACCGCACTTGAGTGTGAGATTTCTGACCTCAATGAACGGTTTGAAACTCGCAAATTGGTTGACCGAGCCAAGGGTCTTCTGAACGAGAAGATGGGCTTGTCGGAACCGGATGCATTCCGTTGGATTCAAAAGGCTTCTATGGACCGTCGTTTGACCATGCAGGAAGTTGCCACCACTGTTATCGAGCAGCTGGGCACACCAAAAACTGGAGCCTAG
- the pyk gene encoding pyruvate kinase has translation MRRAKIVATLGPATSTYESIRAIIEAGVDVARMNLSHGSYDVHEEIYRTVRKAAADLDKPVGVFVDLQGPKIRLARFVDGPHMLEKGDVFKITINEVEGTKEICGTTFKGLCGDVKPGDLLLIDDGKVTLRATEVTEDTVTTVVDVPGYVSNNKGINLPGVAVNVPALSDKDEEDLRWAIRLGVDMIALSFVRNATDIVRVHEIMTEEGKFLPVIAKIEKPQAVDALEEIIDAFDGIMVARGDLGVELPFEDVPLVQKRAVELARRWAKPVIVATQMLETMIENSRPTRAEASDVANAILDGADAVMLSGETSVGKWPVETVQAMARIIESTEANGLDRIPALGTRPHTHSGAVSLAAVEIAELLGSKYVCVFTESGDSLRRVSRLRSSVPTIAFTPSETVRNRMSLVWGAHTYLVAPVKHTDEMMHQVDEIVIAEKLAKVGEEVVVVAGTPPGIPGSTNSLRVHRVGDAVNGAAPGYQSK, from the coding sequence ATGAGACGCGCAAAAATTGTTGCCACCCTCGGTCCAGCAACCTCTACCTATGAGTCAATTCGCGCAATCATCGAAGCGGGTGTCGACGTTGCCCGCATGAACCTAAGCCACGGTAGCTACGACGTTCACGAAGAGATTTACCGCACCGTTCGCAAGGCCGCTGCCGACCTAGACAAGCCAGTTGGTGTCTTTGTTGACCTTCAGGGACCAAAGATCCGTTTGGCCCGTTTTGTTGACGGCCCACACATGCTAGAAAAGGGTGACGTATTCAAGATCACCATCAACGAGGTTGAGGGCACCAAAGAAATTTGTGGCACCACATTTAAGGGCCTGTGCGGCGACGTAAAGCCTGGAGATTTGCTACTTATTGACGACGGTAAGGTCACCCTGCGTGCCACCGAAGTTACCGAAGACACAGTTACCACCGTCGTAGACGTTCCTGGTTACGTATCAAACAACAAGGGCATCAACCTCCCAGGTGTTGCAGTTAACGTTCCAGCGCTTTCAGACAAGGATGAAGAGGACCTTCGCTGGGCAATTCGTCTTGGCGTCGACATGATCGCACTTTCATTCGTTCGTAATGCAACCGACATTGTTCGCGTTCACGAGATCATGACCGAGGAAGGCAAGTTCTTGCCGGTCATCGCGAAGATTGAAAAGCCACAGGCAGTAGACGCACTCGAAGAAATCATCGATGCATTCGACGGCATCATGGTTGCCCGTGGTGACCTTGGTGTTGAGCTTCCATTCGAAGACGTTCCTCTTGTTCAGAAGCGTGCTGTTGAGCTTGCACGCCGCTGGGCAAAGCCGGTAATCGTTGCTACCCAGATGCTTGAAACAATGATCGAGAACTCACGCCCAACCCGCGCTGAGGCCTCTGACGTTGCCAACGCAATTCTTGACGGAGCAGACGCTGTGATGCTTTCTGGCGAGACCTCAGTGGGTAAGTGGCCAGTCGAGACCGTACAGGCTATGGCTCGCATCATCGAGTCAACCGAAGCAAACGGTCTAGACCGCATTCCGGCACTAGGTACCCGCCCACACACTCACTCAGGAGCTGTATCACTAGCCGCGGTTGAAATCGCCGAGCTTTTGGGCTCAAAGTATGTTTGCGTATTTACCGAGTCTGGTGACTCACTCCGCCGCGTATCACGCTTGCGCTCATCTGTGCCTACCATCGCGTTCACACCAAGTGAGACAGTTCGTAACCGCATGTCACTGGTTTGGGGTGCTCACACCTATTTGGTCGCACCGGTAAAGCACACCGATGAAATGATGCACCAGGTCGATGAAATCGTAATTGCTGAAAAGCTAGCCAAGGTTGGCGAAGAAGTCGTGGTTGTAGCTGGAACCCCACCGGGCATCCCTGGCTCAACCAACTCGCTTCGCGTTCACCGCGTGGGCGATGCCGTAAATGGCGCCGCACCTGGTTACCAGAGCAAATAG
- a CDS encoding glutamate synthase subunit beta, translating into MADPRGFLKTTERETATRRPVAVRIMDWKEVYEKRDSAVVARQASRCMDCGVPFCHQGCPLGNLIPEWNDLTWREDGKSAIERLHATNNFPEFTGRLCPAPCESACVLGINQPAVTIKEIEVSIIDQAFEQGWVAPHAPERLTGKTVAVIGSGPAGLAAAQQLTRAGHTVAVYERDDRIGGLLRYGIPDFKMEKHHIDRRVAQMEAEGTRFRTGVNIGTDITWEDLRSRYDAVLVATGASKPRDLNIPGRELDGVHFAMEYLVQANKVVAGDTVDNQILAGHKNVVILGGGDTGADCLGTATRQGAISVTTLAIGKQPPVERPSNQPWPMMPTLFEMASAHEENGERTYLASTVEFVGENGKVTGVKVAETEFVDGKRLPKAGTERIIPADLVLLALGFTGVEGDELQEQSSIELDARGNVARAGNWATNADDVFVAGDAGRGQSLIVWAIAEGRAAAASIDAYLVGRTELPSPVKPTDRPLSITY; encoded by the coding sequence ATGGCTGATCCACGCGGATTCCTGAAGACAACTGAGCGAGAGACCGCTACTCGCCGCCCAGTTGCCGTTCGCATCATGGACTGGAAAGAAGTCTATGAAAAGCGCGATTCTGCAGTTGTTGCCCGTCAGGCCAGCCGTTGCATGGACTGCGGTGTGCCGTTCTGCCACCAGGGATGCCCGCTTGGCAACCTGATTCCAGAATGGAATGACCTTACCTGGCGCGAAGATGGCAAGAGCGCCATTGAACGACTCCACGCGACCAACAACTTTCCTGAGTTCACCGGTCGCCTGTGCCCAGCTCCTTGCGAGAGCGCCTGTGTTCTAGGCATCAACCAGCCTGCCGTGACGATCAAAGAGATTGAAGTTTCAATCATCGACCAGGCCTTCGAGCAGGGCTGGGTTGCTCCACACGCTCCTGAACGACTAACCGGAAAGACCGTTGCGGTCATCGGTTCTGGACCAGCTGGTCTGGCCGCTGCCCAGCAGTTGACCCGCGCTGGCCACACCGTGGCAGTTTATGAGCGCGATGACCGTATCGGTGGTCTACTTCGCTACGGAATCCCTGATTTCAAGATGGAGAAGCACCACATCGATCGTCGTGTTGCACAGATGGAAGCTGAGGGAACTCGTTTCCGCACCGGCGTAAACATCGGCACCGACATCACCTGGGAAGACCTACGCTCACGTTACGACGCTGTTTTGGTTGCCACCGGAGCTTCTAAGCCACGTGACTTGAACATCCCAGGTCGCGAACTTGATGGTGTGCACTTTGCCATGGAATATCTCGTGCAGGCCAACAAGGTAGTGGCTGGGGACACTGTCGATAACCAAATTCTGGCCGGTCACAAGAACGTTGTGATTCTTGGTGGTGGAGACACCGGTGCGGACTGCCTTGGTACTGCAACCCGCCAAGGAGCAATTTCGGTCACCACTTTGGCGATTGGCAAGCAGCCTCCGGTTGAACGCCCATCGAACCAGCCTTGGCCAATGATGCCAACTCTGTTCGAAATGGCATCGGCCCACGAAGAAAATGGCGAGCGAACCTACTTGGCTTCGACCGTAGAGTTCGTTGGCGAGAACGGTAAAGTTACCGGAGTCAAGGTTGCGGAGACCGAATTCGTAGATGGAAAGCGTCTTCCGAAGGCCGGTACCGAAAGAATCATTCCTGCCGACCTAGTATTGCTTGCGCTTGGTTTCACTGGCGTTGAGGGTGATGAACTGCAGGAGCAGTCATCCATCGAACTCGACGCTCGCGGAAACGTGGCGCGTGCCGGTAACTGGGCAACAAACGCTGATGATGTGTTTGTAGCTGGAGATGCCGGCCGAGGCCAGAGCCTAATCGTTTGGGCCATCGCTGAAGGTCGCGCTGCAGCAGCCTCGATCGATGCCTACCTAGTCGGTCGCACCGAGCTACCAAGCCCGGTAAAGCCTACCGACCGCCCACTTTCAATCACTTACTAA
- the gltB gene encoding glutamate synthase large subunit: MPEMSPFERFSTAPAASGLYDPAFDRDACGLAMVATLRGTPGHDIVKTALTALTNLEHRGAVGSDAGTGDGAGILSQIPDAFLRAVAGFELPAKGTYGAGLVFIEEGSEQSVEAGFANIAAEEGISVIGWREVPTNPAVLGDLAREAMPTIRQVFVTSTDGATDMDLERRLFRLRKRSERQLGAYHPSLSARTIVYKGMVTTLQLEPFYPDLSDERFESTLALVHSRFSTNTFPSWPLAHPFRMIAHNGEINTVKGNRNWMRSREAQLASDLIGDIEPLRPIVTPSGSDSASFDEVVELLYMSGRSLPHAMMMMIPEAWEKQSDIEPNRKNFYEYHSMLMEPWDGPAAVVFTDGALVGATLDRNGLRPGRYLITDDGLVVLASEIGVVDIDPSKVVRKGRLQPGRMFLADTVNGRLIDDDEIKAEIASLEPWGEWLEENRIKLSELPEREHIAHTVSSVNRRQRTFGYTEEELRILVAPMARTGAEPLGAMGSDTPIAAIAERPRVLFDYFVQQFAQVTNPPLDSIREEVVTSLSTGIGPELNLLSATPKHAQQIIVEFPVLTNDELAKIQHIDERPGVGKAYTVRGTYRVADGSGSLAARIREICEEVSAAITDGATYLVLSDRDSNREMAPIPSLLLTSAVHHFLIRKGQRPKVGLVVEAGDVREVHHVAALIGYGAAAVNPYLALESVELMVKNGQLAGLTIEKAQYNLVKALGKGVLKIMSKMGISTVSSYAGAQCFEAIGLSQEFVDAYFTGTVSQLGGIDIDVIADENSKRHASAYPLDEAVNPHVALETGGEYQWRREGPPHLFNPETVFKLQHSTRNKRYDIFREYTKAVDDQAEGLMTLRGLFTLREGVRPSVNIDEVEPVSAIVKRFSTGAMSYGSISPEAHETLAIAMNQLGAKSNTGEGGEDVERLLDPTRRSAIKQVASGRFGVTSMYLTHADDIQIKMAQGAKPGEGGQLPPNKVYPWIAKTRHSTPGVGLISPPPHHDIYSIEDLKQLIFDVKRANREARVHVKLVSQVGIGTVAAGVAKAKADVILVSGHDGGTGASPMNSLKHAGTPWELGLAEAQQTLLVNGLRDRVSVQVDGQMKTGRDVIIAALLGAEEFGFATAPLVVEGCILMRVCHLDTCPVGVATQNPTLRSRFTGKPEFVVNFFEFLAQEVREYLAALGFKSLDEAIGHSELIDVNRAIDHWKADGLDLTPILATPSLPEGASLRRITVQDHELEKHFDHKLIAASAAALENAQPVKIELDITNVDQAVGTMLGNELTKRYAADGLPAGTIDVRLKGSAGQSFGAFVPKGIKLTLEGDSNDYVGKGLSGGTIVVHPSKSSLFAADQNIIAGNVIGYGATSGQMYLNGIVGERFLVRNSGVTAVAEGCGDHALEYMTGGVAVILGKTGRNLGAGMSGGVAYVYKLRGDHVNHDALTAGELTLEPLAAEDKAKLKSVLEQHLAETGSQVAKGILDNFDGESEHFTRVLPRDYANVLSIRAKATANGIDPDSESVWKEILEVTNG; this comes from the coding sequence ATGCCTGAAATGTCGCCGTTCGAACGATTCAGTACTGCTCCGGCAGCATCTGGTCTATACGATCCAGCTTTTGACCGCGATGCCTGTGGCCTAGCCATGGTGGCAACTCTTCGCGGCACTCCTGGTCACGACATTGTCAAGACTGCCCTTACCGCCCTGACCAACCTTGAGCACCGAGGTGCTGTTGGTTCAGATGCAGGTACCGGAGATGGCGCTGGAATCCTTTCACAAATCCCAGATGCATTCCTACGCGCGGTGGCCGGGTTTGAGCTTCCTGCCAAGGGAACGTACGGTGCCGGTTTGGTCTTTATCGAAGAGGGCAGCGAGCAGTCAGTTGAGGCTGGCTTTGCAAACATTGCCGCTGAAGAGGGGATTTCAGTAATCGGATGGCGCGAGGTTCCAACCAATCCAGCCGTTCTCGGTGATTTGGCTCGCGAGGCCATGCCTACCATTCGCCAGGTATTCGTGACTTCAACCGATGGCGCAACCGACATGGATCTTGAGCGTCGTTTGTTCCGCCTGCGCAAGCGTTCTGAGCGTCAGCTGGGCGCTTACCACCCGTCGCTATCGGCAAGAACCATCGTCTACAAGGGCATGGTCACCACTCTGCAGCTTGAGCCGTTCTACCCTGACCTGAGCGACGAACGCTTTGAGTCAACGCTGGCCTTGGTGCACTCACGCTTCTCGACCAACACTTTCCCATCATGGCCTTTGGCTCACCCGTTCCGCATGATTGCGCACAACGGTGAGATTAACACCGTCAAGGGAAACCGCAACTGGATGCGCTCCCGCGAGGCACAGTTGGCCTCTGACCTAATCGGTGACATCGAGCCGCTGCGCCCAATCGTTACCCCGAGCGGCTCTGACTCAGCTTCGTTCGATGAAGTTGTTGAACTGCTTTACATGTCTGGTCGCAGCCTGCCTCACGCCATGATGATGATGATCCCAGAAGCCTGGGAGAAGCAGTCGGACATCGAGCCAAACCGCAAGAACTTCTACGAGTACCACTCAATGCTCATGGAACCGTGGGACGGCCCAGCAGCAGTGGTATTTACCGATGGCGCCCTGGTTGGTGCCACCCTTGACCGAAACGGTCTTCGCCCTGGTCGCTACCTAATCACCGATGATGGCTTGGTTGTTCTTGCCTCTGAAATCGGTGTTGTTGACATTGACCCAAGCAAGGTCGTTCGCAAGGGACGCCTGCAGCCTGGCCGCATGTTCTTGGCTGACACCGTTAACGGTCGCTTGATTGATGACGACGAAATCAAGGCCGAAATCGCCTCGCTCGAACCATGGGGCGAATGGCTAGAAGAAAACCGCATCAAGCTTTCCGAGCTGCCTGAGCGTGAGCACATTGCCCACACTGTTTCATCGGTAAACCGCCGCCAGCGCACCTTCGGCTACACCGAGGAAGAGCTTCGAATTCTGGTTGCGCCAATGGCCCGCACCGGAGCCGAACCACTGGGCGCCATGGGTTCAGACACTCCGATCGCAGCTATTGCTGAGCGTCCGCGCGTTTTGTTCGACTACTTCGTGCAGCAGTTTGCCCAGGTCACCAACCCGCCACTGGACTCAATCCGTGAAGAAGTTGTCACCTCTCTAAGCACTGGAATTGGCCCAGAGCTGAACCTGCTATCAGCAACTCCAAAGCACGCTCAGCAGATCATTGTTGAGTTCCCAGTTTTGACCAACGACGAGCTTGCCAAGATTCAGCACATCGATGAACGACCTGGCGTAGGCAAGGCTTACACCGTGCGCGGCACCTACCGTGTTGCCGATGGTTCCGGTTCACTCGCTGCGCGAATCCGTGAAATCTGCGAAGAGGTTTCTGCGGCAATCACCGACGGCGCAACCTATCTTGTGCTGTCAGACCGCGACAGCAACCGCGAGATGGCACCGATTCCTTCATTGCTACTCACCTCGGCTGTACACCACTTCCTGATCCGCAAGGGGCAGCGACCTAAGGTCGGTTTGGTTGTTGAGGCCGGAGACGTTCGCGAAGTTCACCACGTGGCTGCCTTAATTGGTTACGGCGCTGCGGCGGTAAACCCGTACCTGGCTCTTGAGTCAGTTGAACTTATGGTCAAGAACGGTCAGCTTGCTGGTTTGACCATTGAGAAGGCTCAGTACAACTTGGTCAAGGCACTCGGTAAGGGTGTTCTAAAGATCATGTCAAAGATGGGCATCTCTACCGTTTCGTCTTACGCTGGCGCCCAGTGTTTTGAGGCCATCGGTCTTAGCCAAGAGTTCGTTGATGCGTACTTCACCGGCACCGTAAGCCAGCTTGGCGGTATCGACATCGATGTTATTGCTGACGAAAACAGCAAGCGTCACGCTAGCGCCTACCCACTCGACGAGGCTGTAAACCCTCACGTGGCTCTAGAAACCGGCGGCGAGTACCAGTGGCGTCGCGAAGGCCCACCGCACCTATTCAACCCTGAAACTGTTTTCAAGCTTCAGCACTCAACCAGAAACAAGCGTTACGACATTTTCCGCGAGTACACCAAGGCGGTAGATGACCAGGCCGAGGGGCTTATGACTCTGCGCGGCTTGTTTACCCTGCGCGAGGGCGTTCGCCCATCAGTGAACATCGATGAGGTTGAGCCGGTCTCAGCAATCGTCAAGCGTTTCTCTACTGGAGCGATGTCATACGGCTCGATTTCACCAGAGGCACACGAGACTCTTGCGATTGCCATGAACCAGCTGGGTGCAAAGTCAAACACCGGTGAGGGTGGCGAGGACGTGGAGCGTCTTCTTGACCCAACTCGCCGCTCAGCAATTAAGCAGGTTGCTTCTGGGCGCTTTGGTGTGACCAGCATGTACCTGACCCACGCTGATGACATTCAGATCAAGATGGCTCAGGGAGCTAAGCCAGGTGAGGGTGGCCAGCTGCCACCAAACAAGGTTTACCCTTGGATCGCAAAGACCCGTCACTCAACACCGGGTGTCGGTCTAATTTCGCCACCGCCGCACCACGACATTTACTCAATTGAAGACCTAAAGCAGTTGATCTTCGATGTGAAGCGTGCCAACCGCGAGGCTCGAGTACACGTCAAGCTGGTATCGCAGGTCGGTATCGGAACTGTTGCTGCCGGTGTTGCAAAGGCAAAGGCAGACGTAATTTTGGTTTCGGGTCACGACGGTGGTACCGGCGCCAGCCCGATGAACTCTCTCAAGCACGCCGGAACCCCATGGGAACTTGGTCTTGCTGAGGCGCAGCAAACTCTGCTGGTCAACGGCCTTCGCGACCGCGTGTCTGTGCAGGTAGACGGCCAGATGAAGACCGGTCGAGACGTAATCATCGCAGCTTTGCTAGGTGCTGAGGAGTTTGGTTTTGCCACCGCTCCGCTAGTCGTTGAAGGCTGTATTTTGATGCGCGTATGCCACCTAGACACTTGCCCAGTTGGTGTTGCGACTCAAAACCCAACCCTGCGTTCACGCTTCACTGGTAAGCCTGAGTTCGTCGTCAACTTCTTTGAGTTCTTGGCTCAAGAGGTCCGTGAGTACCTCGCTGCGCTTGGATTCAAGTCGCTTGACGAAGCAATCGGTCACAGCGAGCTCATCGACGTCAACCGTGCGATTGATCACTGGAAGGCTGACGGACTGGACCTAACTCCAATCCTGGCTACACCATCGCTTCCTGAAGGTGCTTCACTGCGTCGCATCACAGTTCAGGACCACGAGCTTGAAAAGCACTTCGACCACAAACTGATCGCAGCATCTGCGGCAGCTCTTGAAAACGCTCAGCCAGTCAAGATCGAATTGGACATCACCAACGTTGATCAGGCTGTTGGAACCATGCTTGGCAACGAGCTGACCAAACGCTACGCAGCCGACGGTCTTCCAGCTGGAACAATCGACGTTCGCCTAAAGGGTTCAGCCGGTCAGTCTTTTGGTGCGTTTGTGCCTAAGGGCATCAAGCTAACCCTTGAGGGTGACTCAAACGACTACGTAGGTAAGGGCCTTTCGGGCGGTACCATCGTGGTTCACCCAAGCAAGTCGAGCCTGTTTGCTGCTGACCAGAACATCATCGCAGGTAACGTAATCGGCTATGGAGCAACCAGTGGCCAGATGTACCTGAACGGTATTGTCGGTGAGCGCTTCTTGGTTCGTAACTCTGGCGTAACTGCTGTTGCTGAAGGCTGTGGTGACCACGCACTTGAGTACATGACCGGTGGTGTTGCAGTAATCCTGGGCAAGACCGGCCGTAACCTCGGTGCTGGAATGTCCGGTGGTGTTGCCTACGTCTACAAGCTCCGCGGCGACCACGTAAACCACGATGCCCTTACTGCTGGCGAACTTACCCTCGAGCCTTTGGCGGCAGAAGACAAGGCCAAGCTGAAGTCAGTACTTGAGCAGCACCTTGCTGAAACCGGTTCGCAGGTTGCCAAGGGAATCCTTGACAACTTCGACGGCGAGTCTGAGCACTTCACTCGTGTATTGCCTCGTGACTACGCAAACGTTCTATCAATTCGTGCCAAGGCAACCGCAAATGGCATTGACCCAGACAGCGAATCTGTTTGGAAAGAAATCTTGGAGGTCACCAATGGCTGA
- the lgt gene encoding prolipoprotein diacylglyceryl transferase: protein MISLLNSIPAPEISFIELGPFKIHFYALFILTGIALAILIADRRLVKRGAPSGTALDIAIWTVPIAIIAARIFHVATHANDYFYEGADLLAVFRIWEGGIAIYGGLIGGAVGAWIGARQAGIKFWSFADAVAPGIILAQAIGRWGNYFNQELFGIPTDLPWGLEIDVTNPAYPMGLPAGELFHPTFLYESLWSLLGFAVLLMLDKRFTLRWGKLFAIYLVIYSFGRVWVESIRIDPSDVILGLRTNVWSAILGIVVGLVIFYVQSRRHPGLELTVLDDSKGKKAAQKPADEVDFED from the coding sequence GTGATCAGTCTCCTAAACAGCATTCCAGCCCCAGAAATCAGTTTCATCGAGCTGGGTCCATTCAAAATTCACTTTTACGCCCTATTTATCCTCACCGGTATAGCGCTTGCCATTCTGATTGCCGACCGACGCCTCGTAAAGCGCGGTGCACCGAGCGGTACAGCCCTTGACATTGCCATTTGGACAGTCCCGATTGCAATAATTGCTGCTCGAATTTTTCACGTTGCCACCCACGCCAACGATTACTTCTATGAGGGCGCCGATCTTCTCGCCGTATTCCGCATTTGGGAGGGTGGCATTGCCATCTATGGCGGTCTGATTGGTGGTGCCGTTGGCGCCTGGATCGGTGCACGTCAGGCCGGAATCAAATTCTGGTCATTTGCCGATGCAGTGGCCCCCGGAATCATCTTGGCCCAGGCTATCGGTCGCTGGGGCAATTACTTCAACCAGGAGCTGTTCGGAATTCCAACCGATTTGCCTTGGGGTCTTGAAATCGATGTGACCAACCCTGCCTACCCAATGGGCCTTCCGGCCGGTGAGCTCTTCCACCCAACTTTCCTATATGAATCACTGTGGTCACTGCTGGGCTTTGCAGTCCTGCTCATGCTGGACAAGCGCTTCACCCTCCGTTGGGGAAAGCTCTTCGCCATCTACCTGGTTATCTACTCGTTCGGTCGAGTCTGGGTTGAGTCAATCCGAATTGACCCAAGCGATGTCATTCTTGGCTTGCGGACTAACGTTTGGTCAGCAATCCTCGGAATCGTAGTTGGTCTAGTGATTTTCTACGTTCAATCACGTCGTCACCCAGGTTTGGAATTGACCGTACTCGATGATTCCAAGGGCAAAAAAGCGGCTCAAAAGCCCGCTGATGAGGTAGACTTTGAGGACTAA
- the trpA gene encoding tryptophan synthase subunit alpha: MSKTADVLRANKAAGKGSLIGYFPAGYPNLEDSIEASIAMCQNGVDVLELGVPYSDPVMDGIVIQEATMAALEGGFKLKQTFDAVKAITSVVDTPVLVMTYWNPVLSYGVEKFAHDLAEAGGAGLITPDLIPDEAREWLEQSDKYSLDRVFLAAPTSSDDRMKTACDLSRGFVYAVSTMGITGARTEVDANAKKVVANVRKASDTQNTAVGIGISTADQVLEVNQYSEGAIVGSAFVRAYQQGGIQALKDKVRELSAGLKK; the protein is encoded by the coding sequence ATGTCTAAAACTGCCGATGTTCTTCGTGCCAATAAAGCAGCTGGTAAAGGCTCGCTGATTGGGTACTTTCCTGCGGGTTACCCAAACCTAGAGGACTCTATTGAAGCTTCAATCGCGATGTGCCAGAACGGCGTAGACGTCCTTGAGCTTGGAGTCCCTTACAGTGACCCGGTAATGGATGGAATCGTAATTCAAGAGGCCACCATGGCGGCGCTCGAGGGTGGCTTCAAGCTGAAGCAGACATTTGATGCTGTCAAGGCAATTACCAGCGTGGTCGACACCCCAGTGTTGGTAATGACTTATTGGAACCCAGTTTTGAGCTACGGCGTTGAAAAATTTGCCCACGACCTAGCCGAGGCCGGGGGAGCGGGTCTGATTACTCCAGACCTGATTCCCGATGAAGCACGTGAGTGGCTCGAACAGTCAGACAAGTACTCGCTAGATCGAGTATTTTTGGCTGCTCCAACCTCATCAGACGATCGGATGAAGACCGCGTGCGATCTAAGTCGAGGGTTTGTTTACGCAGTTTCAACCATGGGTATTACCGGTGCTCGAACAGAAGTAGATGCCAATGCCAAGAAGGTTGTGGCAAACGTTCGAAAGGCCTCTGACACGCAAAACACGGCGGTTGGTATCGGAATCTCCACCGCTGACCAGGTTCTCGAGGTCAATCAATACTCTGAGGGAGCCATCGTTGGTTCTGCGTTCGTCCGTGCCTACCAGCAGGGTGGCATCCAAGCGCTTAAAGATAAAGTCCGCGAGCTTTCCGCGGGCCTAAAAAAGTAA